One region of Chitinophaga varians genomic DNA includes:
- a CDS encoding recombinase family protein: MKKADLYLRARGDISNPKYCIVQQEKLLTEYCAIHQLAIREKIYDYGSACTFERSGWSEYYERLQSSAAKPDVILFTSWDRFSRNFEALLTVKANLNRMGITVMPIDDMESFADALKIYGPRNDNFARIIIANQFF; the protein is encoded by the coding sequence ATGAAGAAAGCTGATTTATATCTACGCGCAAGGGGTGACATTTCCAACCCCAAATACTGTATTGTGCAACAGGAAAAACTACTTACTGAATACTGTGCTATCCATCAGTTAGCCATACGGGAAAAAATATACGACTACGGCTCCGCCTGTACTTTTGAAAGAAGCGGATGGTCAGAATACTACGAACGTTTGCAGTCGTCTGCTGCCAAACCGGATGTTATACTTTTCACCTCATGGGATAGGTTCAGCAGGAACTTCGAGGCTTTGCTTACTGTTAAAGCGAATCTTAACAGGATGGGTATTACCGTTATGCCTATTGATGATATGGAATCTTTTGCCGACGCTTTAAAAATATACGGGCCTCGAAACGACAATTTTGCGCGTATAATCATTGCTAATCAATTTTT